From the genome of Sphingobacterium kitahiroshimense, one region includes:
- a CDS encoding nucleoside triphosphate pyrophosphohydrolase family protein, translating into MTDPKTLTSVAEFHKVFQHPILEKPTIPSEKRSALRVSLIAEELKELEEAIQNNDLVEVADALCDIQYVLAGAVLEFGLKDKFNELFEEVQRSNMSKACQSIEEAEATIAHYKNSKDVDSYYKEVDGLFLVFRTEDNKTLKSINYSPADLKSIIEK; encoded by the coding sequence ATGACTGATCCAAAAACATTAACATCCGTAGCCGAATTTCATAAAGTTTTCCAGCATCCGATATTAGAAAAACCAACAATCCCAAGTGAAAAACGCAGTGCATTACGTGTATCTCTAATTGCTGAAGAATTAAAAGAGTTGGAAGAAGCTATCCAAAACAATGATCTTGTAGAAGTAGCAGATGCATTATGTGATATACAGTATGTGTTAGCAGGTGCTGTACTTGAATTTGGTTTAAAAGACAAATTTAATGAGCTATTCGAAGAAGTGCAACGTTCCAACATGAGTAAAGCCTGTCAATCCATTGAAGAAGCTGAAGCAACAATAGCACATTACAAAAATTCCAAAGATGTCGATAGTTACTATAAAGAAGTAGATGGTCTATTCTTAGTATTCAGAACAGAAGATAACAAAACATTAAAATCGATCAATTACTCTCCGGCCGATTTAAAATCAATCATAGAAAAATAA
- a CDS encoding pseudouridine synthase encodes MPFSNKRNSRDDKSKNSRSTSENFKPRGDRSKDDRSSNFKENKRPRSSSFGNKDNTDRPYNNDKKSFGGDRPFKKFDGENSDRKRSFDKPFNKEGKSFGGDRPFRKEGDSSDRKRSFDKPFNKEGRSFGGDRPFRKEGDSSDRKRSFDKPFNKEGRSFGGDRPFRKEGDSSDRKRSFDKPFNKEGRSFGGDRPFRKEGESSDRKRTFDKPFNKEGRSFGGERPFRKEGDSSDRKRTFDKPFNKEGKSFQKSDGDQTDFKRPARDKSDRQYKSSYKKFNNDEDRKEGSTERRSTERPQRSKSSQNDGLIRLNRYIANSGVCSRRKADELIAAGVVSVNGEAVTELGAKVDPAKDDVKYNGERLKREKMVYVLLNKPKDYITTTEDPQERHTVMELVSKATKERIYPVGRLDRNTTGLLLMTNDGNLAEKLSHPRNNISKIYNVELNKSLTQGDFNKIVFGLELEDGFVKPDDLSYVTGGSKREVGVQIHSGKNRIVRRIFESLGYEVVKLDRVVYANLTKKDLPRGRWRYIEERELVQLKHLI; translated from the coding sequence ATGCCATTCAGCAATAAAAGGAACAGTCGTGATGACAAGTCCAAAAACTCAAGAAGTACCTCAGAAAACTTCAAACCAAGAGGCGATCGTTCAAAGGATGATAGATCCTCTAATTTCAAAGAAAACAAAAGACCGAGAAGTTCATCATTCGGCAATAAAGATAACACAGACAGACCATATAATAACGACAAAAAATCTTTTGGAGGTGATAGACCTTTCAAAAAATTTGATGGCGAAAACTCCGATAGAAAAAGAAGCTTTGACAAACCCTTCAATAAAGAAGGTAAATCTTTTGGAGGTGACAGACCTTTCAGAAAAGAGGGTGATAGCTCCGACAGAAAAAGAAGCTTTGACAAACCTTTTAACAAAGAAGGTAGATCTTTTGGTGGTGATAGACCTTTTAGAAAAGAGGGTGATAGCTCCGACAGAAAAAGAAGCTTTGACAAACCTTTCAACAAAGAAGGCAGATCTTTTGGTGGTGATAGACCTTTCAGAAAAGAGGGTGATAGCTCCGACAGAAAAAGAAGCTTTGACAAACCTTTCAACAAAGAAGGCAGATCTTTTGGTGGTGATAGACCGTTCAGAAAAGAAGGTGAAAGTTCCGACAGAAAAAGAACTTTTGACAAACCTTTCAACAAAGAAGGTAGATCTTTTGGCGGTGAGAGACCTTTCAGAAAAGAAGGTGATAGCTCCGACAGAAAAAGAACTTTTGACAAACCTTTTAACAAAGAAGGCAAATCTTTTCAAAAATCTGATGGTGATCAAACTGACTTTAAACGTCCAGCTAGAGACAAATCAGATAGACAATATAAATCTTCTTATAAAAAATTCAATAATGACGAAGATCGTAAAGAGGGTTCTACTGAAAGAAGATCAACAGAAAGACCTCAACGTTCAAAATCTTCTCAAAATGACGGCCTAATTCGTTTAAATCGTTATATCGCTAATTCTGGAGTATGTTCTAGAAGAAAAGCAGATGAATTAATCGCAGCTGGCGTTGTTAGTGTTAATGGTGAAGCCGTTACTGAATTAGGTGCTAAAGTAGATCCAGCTAAAGACGACGTTAAATATAATGGTGAGCGTTTGAAACGTGAAAAAATGGTTTATGTCCTATTAAATAAACCTAAAGATTACATTACTACTACCGAAGATCCTCAGGAGCGTCACACAGTAATGGAATTAGTTTCAAAAGCTACTAAAGAACGTATCTATCCAGTAGGTCGTTTAGATAGAAATACAACTGGTTTATTATTAATGACAAACGATGGTAATTTAGCTGAAAAACTTTCGCACCCTCGAAATAACATCAGTAAAATCTACAACGTAGAATTGAATAAAAGCTTAACACAAGGTGATTTTAATAAAATTGTTTTCGGTCTTGAACTGGAAGATGGTTTTGTAAAACCTGATGATTTAAGCTACGTAACTGGCGGAAGTAAAAGAGAAGTTGGTGTTCAGATCCATAGTGGTAAAAATCGCATCGTAAGACGTATTTTTGAATCGTTAGGATATGAAGTAGTAAAACTAGACCGTGTTGTATATGCTAACTTGACTAAAAAGGATTTACCAAGAGGTCGTTGGAGATACATTGAAGAGCGCGAGCTAGTTCAATTGAAACATTTAATTTAA
- a CDS encoding lytic transglycosylase domain-containing protein: MFRKKVLCCSLILSALVLSKLYSNPNTIAAGDDKIITVKATSNLSNGEDEKEKNENNDNNNDHYLSSLTFANDTLPINRPHVESKLLRYFKNFSFKKRGSYSLHKKAEAYLPQIEKILASYGIPEDFKYVPLVESGLDRGVVSSKGAGGYWQFMPATARLYGLKVNGNVDERRDLTKSTHAAAKYIKSLYKQFGNWTLVAAAYNVGGGSLKGSIRRQKEDSYYNLKLNNETGSYVYKLISMKEIIENPEKHGYTRYANRTDQKDPNENML; encoded by the coding sequence ATGTTTAGAAAAAAAGTATTATGTTGTAGTCTGATTTTGTCGGCGTTAGTGTTGTCAAAATTGTACTCAAACCCAAACACAATTGCTGCAGGTGATGATAAGATCATTACTGTGAAAGCGACAAGTAATCTTTCTAATGGGGAAGATGAAAAGGAGAAAAATGAAAATAATGATAATAATAATGATCATTATTTGAGTTCGTTGACATTTGCCAATGATACGTTGCCGATAAATCGGCCACATGTTGAAAGCAAGTTGTTGCGATATTTTAAAAACTTCTCTTTCAAAAAGAGAGGCTCTTACAGTCTACATAAAAAAGCAGAGGCCTATCTGCCACAGATTGAGAAGATTTTAGCATCCTACGGTATTCCTGAAGACTTTAAGTACGTTCCATTGGTAGAAAGTGGATTGGATCGAGGAGTCGTTTCTTCTAAAGGGGCTGGTGGCTACTGGCAGTTTATGCCTGCAACTGCTAGACTTTATGGATTGAAAGTGAATGGAAATGTTGATGAGAGACGAGATTTGACGAAGTCTACTCATGCCGCCGCTAAGTACATTAAATCACTTTATAAGCAGTTTGGAAACTGGACTCTTGTAGCTGCTGCTTATAATGTAGGTGGAGGAAGTTTAAAGGGTTCTATTAGACGTCAGAAAGAGGATAGTTATTACAATTTGAAATTGAATAATGAAACTGGTTCTTATGTCTATAAATTGATTTCGATGAAAGAAATTATTGAGAATCCTGAAAAACATGGTTATACGCGATATGCGAACCGAACGGATCAGAAAGATCCAAATGAGAATATGTTATAA
- a CDS encoding LolA family protein encodes MKKTMGIMLGFITLAVATPALAQQDAAAKKILTEVSKKYDSYQTVQANFSFSAIQGSNKSAYTDAGTLYLDKKNNRYHITMNSQEMISDAKSLYTILKEEKEVQIAAIENSTDAIDPSNIFSFYKTGFKYNLVANEKSGNTLLNVVHLTPTDSKKNYSKIKLRINRATKLIYDATIYDKNGGQYSYTIKSQVPNKNLDNSLFSFNKSKYSGYEIVDLR; translated from the coding sequence ATGAAAAAAACAATGGGCATCATGCTAGGTTTCATAACCTTAGCAGTCGCAACTCCAGCACTGGCACAACAAGATGCTGCTGCAAAAAAAATATTGACAGAAGTCAGTAAAAAGTATGATAGTTATCAAACGGTACAAGCAAACTTTTCATTTTCAGCAATTCAGGGTTCAAATAAATCTGCCTACACCGACGCAGGGACACTCTATTTAGATAAGAAAAACAATAGATATCATATTACGATGAATAGTCAAGAAATGATATCAGATGCAAAGAGCTTATATACTATTTTGAAAGAAGAAAAAGAAGTTCAGATTGCAGCAATAGAGAATAGCACAGATGCAATAGATCCCAGTAATATTTTTAGCTTTTATAAAACCGGATTTAAATATAACTTGGTTGCAAATGAAAAATCTGGAAACACACTTTTAAATGTCGTTCATTTAACACCAACTGATAGTAAAAAGAACTATTCTAAGATAAAACTCCGCATCAATAGAGCAACAAAACTGATATATGATGCGACTATCTATGATAAAAACGGTGGTCAATACAGTTACACGATTAAGAGTCAGGTTCCCAATAAGAATTTGGATAACAGCTTATTTAGCTTTAACAAAAGCAAATATAGCGGGTATGAAATTGTAGACCTACGATAG
- a CDS encoding FtsK/SpoIIIE family DNA translocase, with protein sequence MSNKGNTFRPSSANTTFKRSQKKEAPNNKKVENKEEAPARDLSELQQKLIKILGAFLILCAILLGIAFVSYLFTWSEDQSYIATNNGGWGVVMNTAEEIDNPDIELPVVQNRLGKYGALFANQFIYNWFGIASFLFVLVFFVIGYKLLYKKSILPVYRTIIYSFIAIVFISVTLGFLHSFITKVPHILEGKFGFWTNKLLEAQIGTVGVAGILIFAYLTTLILVYNLDLKFSIFDSRKKQEEEDENFDTEEEETNYTNSIRTAEPSVSEPLINRRETYTPAPSLNDKFQSSRNADIQLNEEFTPPHKEIILPVSEIKPENKVLIPFEIEEPTPTEEDTNIINENTVSFTVDEPLQIDPIVEEKPVQSHELEVESPKEEKTITANDLVAQFGQYDPKLDLSGYQHPTLDLLKDYGTGKITINQQELEANKNRIVDTLRNYNIEIEHIKATIGPTVTLYEIIPKPGVRISKIKNLEDDIALSLAALGIRIIAPMPGKGTIGIEVPNSNPEMVSMKSIIATEKFQKTDMDLPIALGKTISNEVYIADLAKMPHLLVAGATGQGKSVGINAILTSLLYKKHPAELKFVLVDPKKVELSLFKKIERHFLAKLPGEEDAIITDTKKVINTLNSLCIEMDQRYDLLKNGQVRNLKEYNAKFVNRRLNPEEGHRFLPFIVLIVDEFADLMMTAGKEVETPIARLAQLARAVGIHLVIATQRPSVNIITGTIKANFPARLAFRVLSKVDSRTILDSGGADQLIGRGDMLLSTGSDLIRIQCAFVDTPEVEMISDFIGGQRGYPSAFMLPEYVDESGDGSGSTDFDFSDRDQLFEEAARLIVMHQQGSTSLIQRKLKLGYNRAGRIIDQLESAGIVGPFEGSKAREVLYPDEYSLEQFLETLRKD encoded by the coding sequence ATGTCAAATAAAGGAAATACATTTAGACCATCTAGCGCTAATACAACATTTAAAAGGAGTCAGAAAAAAGAAGCTCCCAATAATAAGAAAGTAGAAAATAAAGAAGAAGCTCCCGCTAGAGACTTATCAGAACTGCAACAAAAATTAATTAAAATTTTAGGGGCTTTCCTGATACTATGTGCGATATTATTGGGGATAGCTTTTGTTTCATATTTATTCACCTGGTCTGAAGATCAAAGCTATATTGCAACCAATAATGGTGGTTGGGGCGTAGTGATGAATACAGCGGAAGAAATTGACAATCCCGATATCGAACTACCTGTAGTACAAAATAGATTGGGAAAATATGGTGCATTGTTTGCAAATCAATTTATTTACAATTGGTTCGGCATTGCGTCCTTTCTCTTTGTACTGGTCTTCTTTGTAATCGGGTATAAATTATTGTACAAAAAATCAATATTACCAGTTTATCGTACCATTATATACTCTTTTATCGCAATCGTATTTATATCTGTTACACTAGGTTTCTTGCATAGCTTCATTACAAAAGTGCCTCACATTTTAGAAGGTAAGTTTGGTTTCTGGACTAATAAATTATTAGAAGCTCAAATTGGAACAGTTGGTGTTGCCGGAATCTTAATCTTTGCCTATTTGACGACATTGATACTGGTATACAACCTAGATCTAAAATTTAGTATTTTCGACTCGCGTAAAAAACAAGAGGAGGAAGATGAAAATTTTGATACGGAAGAAGAAGAAACAAACTACACAAACTCCATCCGTACAGCAGAACCATCAGTATCTGAACCATTAATCAATAGAAGGGAAACCTATACACCTGCACCTAGTCTGAATGACAAATTTCAATCGAGTAGAAATGCTGATATTCAATTAAATGAAGAATTCACTCCTCCTCATAAAGAAATCATTTTACCTGTTTCGGAAATTAAACCAGAGAACAAAGTGCTCATCCCATTCGAAATCGAAGAACCAACTCCAACTGAAGAAGATACGAATATAATTAATGAAAATACCGTTTCATTTACGGTAGACGAACCTCTTCAAATAGATCCTATTGTAGAAGAAAAGCCGGTACAAAGTCATGAATTAGAAGTAGAATCACCTAAAGAAGAAAAAACGATTACGGCTAATGATCTAGTTGCACAATTCGGTCAGTATGATCCTAAATTAGATTTATCAGGATATCAGCATCCAACCTTAGACCTATTAAAAGATTATGGAACTGGAAAAATCACGATCAACCAGCAAGAGCTGGAGGCCAACAAAAACAGAATTGTTGATACCTTACGTAATTACAATATTGAGATTGAACATATTAAGGCTACAATCGGTCCTACGGTAACATTATATGAAATCATTCCTAAACCTGGAGTACGTATTTCAAAAATAAAAAATCTAGAAGACGATATTGCACTGAGTTTAGCGGCTTTAGGTATCCGTATTATTGCTCCGATGCCGGGAAAAGGAACTATTGGTATCGAGGTCCCTAATAGCAATCCTGAAATGGTTTCCATGAAATCAATTATTGCAACAGAAAAATTCCAAAAGACGGATATGGACTTGCCAATCGCCTTAGGGAAGACAATTTCGAATGAAGTTTATATTGCCGATTTAGCGAAAATGCCCCACTTACTGGTTGCCGGTGCTACAGGACAAGGTAAATCCGTAGGTATCAATGCGATCTTAACATCGCTACTGTACAAGAAACATCCTGCAGAATTAAAGTTTGTATTGGTCGATCCAAAAAAAGTAGAGCTTTCTTTATTCAAAAAAATAGAGCGACACTTTCTCGCGAAATTACCAGGAGAAGAAGATGCTATTATCACAGATACAAAGAAGGTTATCAACACATTAAACTCCCTTTGTATTGAAATGGATCAACGTTATGACTTGCTAAAAAATGGACAAGTACGTAATTTGAAAGAGTATAATGCAAAATTTGTCAATCGCAGATTAAACCCTGAGGAGGGTCATCGATTCTTACCCTTTATAGTTCTTATTGTAGATGAGTTTGCCGATCTGATGATGACAGCTGGTAAAGAAGTTGAAACACCGATTGCACGTTTAGCACAATTAGCACGTGCGGTAGGTATTCACTTGGTAATTGCCACCCAACGTCCTTCGGTCAATATCATTACAGGTACGATTAAAGCCAATTTCCCGGCACGTTTGGCATTCCGCGTATTATCTAAAGTAGATTCACGTACTATTTTAGATTCAGGAGGTGCAGATCAATTAATTGGTCGTGGAGATATGCTTTTATCAACAGGTAGTGACTTGATTCGTATTCAATGTGCATTTGTAGATACTCCAGAAGTCGAAATGATTTCTGACTTTATCGGAGGTCAACGTGGATATCCATCCGCATTTATGCTACCTGAATATGTTGATGAAAGTGGCGATGGTTCAGGTTCTACAGATTTTGATTTCTCAGATAGAGATCAATTATTTGAAGAAGCGGCACGCCTAATTGTTATGCATCAACAGGGGTCAACCTCACTCATCCAGCGTAAATTAAAGCTGGGGTACAATAGAGCTGGGAGAATAATTGATCAGTTAGAGTCTGCAGGAATCGTTGGTCCTTTTGAAGGAAGCAAGGCCCGTGAAGTACTCTATCCCGATGAATATTCTTTAGAACAGTTTTTAGAAACATTAAGGAAGGATTAA
- a CDS encoding DUF4397 domain-containing protein, producing MKKALFFGISIMVFMLTLNSCNKLDDDYAYVEISAVSAVNAVPGSEGLDIGLDQNKLNNNWEGVFSFNRVLSYKNAYPGSRLVRVFDPKSTPGDTALVSKKVDFTPGKFYSLYVIGKDKVDVLATEDDFGTLKTGYAKFRFMNLSPEASKLTLTLNDVDSLAVKDKAYKELAPFKNIKIADVYKLKINGVGMTELLGDFKPEDKEVYTIYAAGLKSSSDANKKYSFQIVKHK from the coding sequence ATGAAAAAAGCATTATTTTTTGGAATCAGTATAATGGTTTTTATGCTGACATTAAATTCATGTAATAAGCTGGATGATGATTACGCTTATGTGGAAATCTCGGCTGTGTCTGCTGTGAATGCTGTACCTGGATCTGAAGGATTAGATATTGGTCTCGACCAGAATAAATTGAATAATAACTGGGAGGGTGTTTTCTCCTTTAATCGCGTTTTGAGTTATAAAAATGCGTATCCTGGTAGTAGACTCGTGCGGGTATTTGATCCGAAATCAACTCCTGGTGATACAGCACTAGTGAGTAAAAAAGTAGATTTTACTCCAGGCAAATTTTACAGCCTCTATGTGATCGGTAAAGATAAAGTTGATGTATTGGCTACTGAAGATGATTTTGGAACTTTGAAAACAGGATATGCAAAATTTAGATTTATGAATTTGAGTCCTGAAGCATCTAAGTTGACGCTTACATTAAATGATGTTGATAGTTTAGCTGTTAAAGATAAAGCTTATAAAGAATTGGCCCCTTTTAAGAATATTAAAATTGCTGATGTATATAAACTGAAAATAAATGGTGTTGGTATGACTGAACTGTTGGGAGATTTTAAACCTGAAGATAAGGAAGTTTATACCATTTATGCCGCAGGTTTGAAGTCAAGTAGCGATGCCAATAAAAAATATAGCTTCCAAATCGTTAAGCATAAATAA
- a CDS encoding energy transducer TonB, which yields MRKIALISLLHLITCTFSYAQVNIQTLYTKNNEVTKELDKAYYVRLVSIPDQNTKDTLVEEFYLSNNALKLQGKVTNISGTKFKAKKYEMFENGNLKSEQMYSNYSEQIDTAFYYHQNGKIKSILYYPFAIDKKGKYKIEEPLYLVYADSIGKILLKDGNGFAVSDNSYSYEEGNYVNHKKQGDWKGHFNGKRYTFTETFIEGKLISGITTDSIGNKTPYDSITGWKEPTYPGGIRALMSFIGQNYNYPTQALRAGVHGVVEIEFVIDKSGEPRDFKLKRDIGYGAGEAGIRVAKKMKKWEPGRQRGIPVNVKYLLPIRLNSAR from the coding sequence ATGAGAAAAATCGCATTAATTAGCCTGCTGCATCTTATAACGTGTACTTTTAGTTATGCACAAGTAAACATTCAAACACTTTATACAAAAAATAACGAAGTAACAAAAGAGTTAGATAAAGCATATTATGTACGTCTTGTCAGCATTCCAGATCAAAATACAAAAGATACCTTAGTTGAAGAATTTTATCTTTCTAATAATGCACTCAAATTGCAAGGAAAAGTAACCAATATCTCCGGAACAAAATTCAAAGCTAAGAAATACGAAATGTTTGAAAATGGGAATCTCAAATCTGAGCAGATGTATTCAAATTATTCAGAACAGATCGATACGGCATTCTACTATCATCAAAATGGTAAAATAAAATCTATTCTATATTATCCCTTTGCGATCGATAAAAAAGGTAAATATAAAATTGAAGAACCACTTTATTTAGTCTACGCAGATTCAATAGGAAAGATCCTGCTAAAAGATGGCAATGGTTTCGCCGTATCAGATAACTCCTATAGTTACGAAGAAGGTAACTATGTCAATCACAAAAAACAAGGTGATTGGAAGGGGCACTTTAATGGAAAGCGATATACCTTTACAGAAACTTTCATAGAAGGGAAACTGATTTCAGGCATTACCACAGATTCAATAGGCAATAAAACACCATATGATTCAATTACAGGCTGGAAAGAACCTACTTATCCAGGAGGTATTAGAGCACTGATGAGCTTCATCGGTCAAAATTATAATTATCCTACGCAAGCACTGCGTGCTGGTGTACACGGTGTAGTAGAGATCGAATTCGTTATCGATAAAAGTGGAGAACCCCGCGATTTTAAACTTAAAAGAGATATAGGCTATGGAGCCGGTGAAGCTGGAATCAGAGTCGCTAAAAAGATGAAAAAATGGGAACCAGGGCGACAAAGAGGTATACCGGTCAATGTCAAATATTTACTTCCCATTCGTTTAAATTCAGCAAGATAA
- the tyrS gene encoding tyrosine--tRNA ligase, with protein MSFVEELRWRGMLQDIMPGTEDLLNKEKVSGYIGFDPTGDSLHVGHLTQIMTLIHFQNAGHKPVALVGGATGMIGDPSFKSAERNLLDEHTLNHNVNCLKTQLGKFLAFGEGENDAKMVNNYDWFKDFKFLDFIRDVGKLITVNYMMSKDSVKKRLEGENGLSFTEFSYQLIQGYDFYYLWKHHNCKVQMGGSDQWGNIVTGTEFIRRQDQGTAFAITTQLIKKADGQKFGKTESGAVWLDPKKTSPYKYYQFWLNTSDDDAKNWIKIFTLKSKEELDNIIAEHDAAPHTRAVQKALAKDITIRTHSEEAYETAIKTSDFLFGNGTLEFLNGLDHEAILDVFEGIPQFNVSPETLSSGINILDLLAVNTQVFPSKGEARKMLQGGGVSINREKATDIEQVINASHLINDKYIIAQRGKKNYYLIIAE; from the coding sequence ATGAGCTTTGTAGAAGAATTACGCTGGAGAGGCATGCTTCAAGACATTATGCCCGGAACTGAGGACTTACTAAATAAAGAAAAGGTATCTGGTTATATTGGTTTTGATCCAACAGGAGACTCTTTACACGTAGGTCACTTGACACAAATCATGACGTTGATACACTTCCAAAATGCAGGACACAAGCCTGTTGCTTTGGTTGGTGGTGCGACAGGAATGATTGGAGACCCTTCATTCAAATCTGCAGAACGTAACTTATTGGACGAACACACATTAAATCACAATGTGAATTGTTTGAAAACTCAGTTAGGTAAATTCCTTGCATTTGGAGAAGGTGAAAATGATGCCAAAATGGTTAACAATTACGATTGGTTTAAAGATTTCAAATTTTTAGATTTTATTCGTGATGTTGGTAAATTAATTACTGTTAACTATATGATGTCTAAAGATTCTGTAAAAAAACGTTTGGAAGGTGAAAACGGCCTTTCGTTTACAGAATTTTCGTACCAATTGATTCAAGGATATGACTTCTATTATCTATGGAAACATCACAACTGTAAAGTACAAATGGGGGGTTCCGATCAGTGGGGAAATATCGTAACGGGTACAGAATTTATCCGTCGCCAAGATCAAGGGACTGCTTTTGCTATCACAACACAGTTAATTAAAAAAGCTGATGGCCAAAAATTTGGTAAAACTGAATCCGGAGCGGTATGGTTAGATCCTAAGAAAACATCACCATACAAATATTACCAGTTCTGGTTAAATACTTCGGACGATGATGCTAAAAATTGGATTAAGATCTTTACTTTAAAATCTAAAGAAGAACTTGATAACATCATTGCCGAGCACGATGCAGCTCCACATACAAGAGCAGTACAAAAAGCCTTAGCAAAAGACATTACTATCCGTACACACTCCGAAGAAGCATATGAAACAGCAATCAAAACTTCTGATTTCTTATTCGGCAATGGTACGCTTGAATTCTTAAATGGATTAGATCATGAAGCTATTTTAGATGTATTCGAAGGTATTCCGCAATTCAATGTTTCACCAGAAACTTTGAGCAGTGGTATTAACATATTAGATCTACTAGCAGTCAACACACAGGTATTCCCTTCTAAAGGTGAAGCGCGTAAAATGCTACAAGGTGGTGGTGTGTCAATCAACCGCGAAAAAGCGACAGATATTGAACAAGTAATCAATGCTTCTCACTTGATTAATGATAAATATATCATTGCACAAAGAGGAAAGAAAAACTACTATTTAATTATTGCTGAATAA